Proteins co-encoded in one Methylomonas albis genomic window:
- a CDS encoding sensor domain-containing protein — protein MPQTLKQLNLILDTITDGVMVVDPQGSVIYANQAAEQLLERGSLIGHSLAIPIPADRIQYQDINLIRPSGIAWAEMRSTPLEWEGSPAYVIGLRDITARKQAEIALQESELLFHTLSKIAPVGIFRTNEKGECDYVNHRWCEITGLHFSDSHGAGWIAGLFAEDREAIIAEWQRCVSALQPFNMQYRFQLADGSVRWVVGRAEPELDEAGELCGYVGTITDISDIKANEERLGQAAAVFESTREGVMITDARRRITMVNKAFTDITGYDNQDVLGKSPGVMSSGRHNTDFYREMWANIAMTDHWQGEIWNRRKCGEVYPELLSISTVRDGNGEISHYVGVFADISKLKASEMELEFLAHHDPLTKLPNRMLFLSRLQHNIEKARRQANKMAVLMLDLDRFKDVNDSFGHLAGDDLLQMVAERLTSRLRTSDTICRLGGDEFVILLEEVNQSETVAHVATQIIHALNQTWRLPSGHEVRIGVSVGIAMFPEHGASPDELIQQADTALYQAKNEGRNRFKYFSEDLTRAARERIDIEIRLRQAIEQGELRVFFQPQFCIDNGTIVGAEALVRWQTASGELISPIRFIPIAEETGLITTIGNWVLKETCRHGQRWRKAGFPPLRLAVNLSPQQFLHSDISDVVARILNETGFPAEYLELELTESALMKREKEAIEILHKLHALGVHLAIDDFGTGYSSLAYLKLFPLDVLKIDKSFIEDIPKHTDDMEITATIIAMAKTLRMRVVAEGVETAEQLAFLKSRQCDLYQGFLTSKPLPVAEFEKFLTDYLPDCSL, from the coding sequence ATGCCGCAAACACTCAAACAACTTAATCTGATCCTCGATACCATTACCGACGGCGTAATGGTGGTCGACCCGCAAGGCAGCGTCATTTATGCCAATCAGGCGGCGGAACAACTATTGGAGCGAGGCAGCCTGATCGGCCATTCCTTGGCAATTCCGATTCCCGCTGACAGAATTCAATATCAAGACATCAACCTGATTCGACCCAGCGGCATAGCTTGGGCGGAAATGCGCTCCACCCCGTTGGAATGGGAAGGCTCCCCGGCCTACGTGATTGGGCTACGGGACATCACTGCCCGTAAGCAAGCGGAAATAGCCCTGCAGGAGAGCGAATTACTCTTCCATACGCTATCTAAAATTGCCCCGGTCGGTATTTTTCGCACCAACGAAAAAGGCGAATGCGACTACGTCAATCATCGCTGGTGCGAAATCACCGGCTTACATTTTAGTGACTCGCACGGTGCTGGCTGGATAGCCGGTTTGTTTGCCGAAGACCGCGAAGCCATCATTGCCGAATGGCAGCGCTGCGTATCCGCCTTGCAGCCCTTCAATATGCAATACCGGTTTCAACTTGCGGACGGCAGTGTGCGCTGGGTGGTGGGCCGCGCCGAGCCGGAACTGGATGAAGCGGGCGAATTGTGCGGTTACGTTGGCACTATCACCGATATTTCCGACATCAAAGCCAACGAGGAGCGCTTGGGACAAGCCGCCGCCGTATTCGAAAGCACGCGCGAAGGCGTGATGATTACCGATGCCCGGCGTCGGATTACGATGGTCAACAAGGCGTTTACCGATATTACCGGCTACGACAATCAGGATGTGCTCGGCAAAAGTCCCGGCGTCATGAGTTCCGGGCGCCATAACACCGATTTTTATCGGGAAATGTGGGCCAATATTGCCATGACAGACCATTGGCAAGGCGAAATTTGGAATCGTCGCAAATGCGGGGAAGTGTATCCGGAATTATTAAGCATCAGCACCGTGCGCGACGGCAATGGAGAGATTAGCCATTATGTGGGCGTATTTGCGGACATTTCCAAGCTCAAGGCTTCGGAAATGGAGCTGGAGTTCCTGGCCCACCACGATCCGCTGACCAAGTTGCCCAACCGCATGCTGTTCCTGTCGCGTCTGCAACATAATATTGAGAAAGCCCGCCGCCAAGCCAACAAGATGGCGGTGCTGATGCTGGATTTAGACCGTTTTAAGGACGTTAATGATAGTTTCGGCCATTTGGCCGGCGACGACTTACTGCAAATGGTGGCCGAGCGCCTGACCAGCCGGCTGCGTACCAGTGACACCATTTGCCGACTGGGCGGCGACGAATTCGTGATATTGCTGGAGGAAGTCAACCAATCCGAAACCGTGGCACATGTTGCCACGCAAATCATCCATGCCTTGAACCAAACTTGGCGACTACCCAGCGGTCATGAGGTACGCATCGGCGTCAGCGTCGGCATCGCGATGTTTCCCGAACACGGCGCCTCACCGGACGAGTTGATCCAGCAAGCCGATACTGCCTTGTATCAAGCCAAAAACGAAGGCCGCAATCGCTTTAAATATTTCTCGGAAGACCTGACCCGCGCGGCCCGAGAACGCATCGATATCGAAATCCGTCTGCGGCAAGCAATCGAGCAAGGCGAATTGCGGGTGTTTTTTCAACCGCAATTTTGCATCGATAACGGCACCATAGTCGGCGCCGAAGCCCTGGTAAGATGGCAGACAGCCAGTGGAGAACTTATATCGCCGATTCGTTTCATTCCCATTGCCGAGGAAACCGGTCTGATTACCACGATTGGCAATTGGGTATTAAAAGAAACTTGTCGCCACGGCCAGCGCTGGCGCAAGGCGGGTTTTCCGCCCTTACGCTTGGCGGTCAATTTATCCCCGCAACAGTTTTTACATAGTGACATTAGCGATGTGGTCGCCAGAATTCTGAATGAAACCGGTTTTCCAGCCGAATATCTGGAACTTGAACTCACGGAAAGCGCATTAATGAAGCGTGAAAAAGAAGCCATCGAAATTTTGCATAAACTCCATGCCTTGGGTGTGCATCTGGCCATCGATGATTTTGGCACGGGCTATTCGTCACTGGCCTATTTAAAACTATTTCCGCTGGACGTCTTAAAAATCGATAAGAGCTTCATTGAGGACATTCCGAAACACACCGACGATATGGAAATCACCGCTACGATCATTGCCATGGCAAAAACACTACGCATGCGGGTGGTTGCGGAAGGCGTGGAAACCGCCGAGCAACTGGCTTTTCTGAAAAGCCGGCAATGCGATCTGTACCAGGGGTTTTTGACCAGCAAACCGCTACCGGTAGCGGAATTTGAAAAATTTCTGACCGATTACCTGCCGGACTGCAGTTTATGA
- the rpe gene encoding ribulose-phosphate 3-epimerase, with product MADNLIAPSILSADFARLGEEVVNVLNAGADIVHFDVMDNHFVPNLTIGPLVCEALRKHGVTAPIDVHLMVEPVDRIIPDFAKAGASYITFHPEASRHIDRSLQMIRDLGCKSGLVFNPATPLTYLEHVLDKVDMILLMSVNPGFGGQSFIPSALDKLRQARKIIDDSGFDIRLEIDGGVKVDNIREIKAAGADTFVAGSAIFSQPDYKKVIDDMRAEMAKAV from the coding sequence ATGGCTGACAATCTGATTGCACCTTCCATACTCTCCGCAGACTTCGCGCGCTTGGGCGAAGAAGTTGTTAATGTCTTGAATGCGGGTGCCGACATTGTGCATTTTGATGTTATGGACAACCATTTTGTGCCAAATCTGACTATCGGTCCGCTGGTTTGCGAAGCCTTGCGTAAACACGGCGTCACCGCGCCTATCGACGTACATTTGATGGTGGAACCTGTAGACCGCATTATTCCGGACTTTGCCAAAGCCGGCGCTTCTTATATTACCTTCCACCCGGAAGCATCAAGGCATATTGATCGTTCATTGCAAATGATCAGAGACCTGGGTTGCAAATCCGGTCTGGTATTCAACCCGGCCACGCCTTTAACTTATCTGGAACACGTACTGGACAAAGTCGACATGATTTTGTTGATGTCAGTCAACCCCGGATTTGGCGGCCAATCTTTCATTCCATCCGCGCTGGATAAATTGCGCCAAGCCAGAAAAATTATCGACGACAGCGGCTTCGATATTCGCCTGGAAATCGACGGCGGCGTTAAAGTGGACAACATCCGTGAAATCAAAGCCGCCGGCGCCGACACCTTCGTCGCGGGTTCCGCCATTTTCAGCCAACCCGATTACAAAAAAGTGATCGACGACATGCGCGCGGAAATGGCTAAAGCCGTATAA
- a CDS encoding autotransporter domain-containing protein: MILPLTHPENAACFCGIEVFPKRSNRIIRHRVFTSKAVLLAAAAVLSLKPFAVDASTLAFIPSTYSVNEAGGNLQVIVEMNSGYGGSCIIEGDVVASGGSASSGSDYNLSGGRVTFDVQNGSSQTQSVVINIIDDTLVESAETINLSIQNSSELCLPGAVPGAGAQAVVTIVDNDVASASTTQTTPTTPTTSTPSTPNLTADPTFTPNQQSIYEGLTSACSGASGDLLNRCNEINNADLNAVIPDAVAAQGSAAVDFGFKQFSVIHGRIVNLRNSQQQSSSLLGYSTININGETIPVGKALMTALGPARGGAAGDDPNDQLFRDSPLGFFLKGQFNVGEKANTGSERGFKADRKAVTFGLDYSVMDELVLGAAFGYGSTDTNYNLNSGSMSADAFEFSSYGSYFLPQSFYIDWIMSYALHSFDINRRIQYTGFDNTATSAAHGDQYGFSLGFGKDFALQSFVINPYLRLDYSKTKVDSYRESGGGGLAMEFAGQSIDSATSTIGGQASNAISTSWGVLSPGVRFEWVHQYLDESRLIQARFSQAAAGTGRFSVKTDTPDRDYFNIGTSLALSLPEGRAGFLRYEYRLGQAYITDHTIELGARIPF; encoded by the coding sequence ATGATATTACCTCTAACACATCCCGAAAACGCGGCATGTTTTTGCGGCATCGAAGTATTTCCGAAACGTTCAAACCGGATCATTCGCCACCGTGTGTTCACTTCCAAGGCGGTGTTGCTGGCGGCGGCGGCTGTTCTGTCGCTTAAGCCGTTTGCGGTAGATGCGTCGACTTTAGCATTCATTCCGAGCACGTATAGTGTGAACGAAGCCGGTGGTAACTTGCAGGTGATTGTTGAAATGAATAGTGGTTATGGCGGCAGCTGTATTATCGAAGGGGATGTGGTTGCTAGCGGCGGTAGTGCCAGCTCCGGGAGTGACTACAACCTATCCGGCGGGCGAGTCACATTTGACGTCCAGAATGGTAGCTCTCAAACGCAATCGGTAGTTATCAATATTATCGACGATACACTGGTCGAAAGTGCCGAAACGATAAATTTGTCGATTCAAAACTCCTCCGAATTGTGTTTACCGGGAGCCGTCCCTGGCGCCGGGGCTCAAGCGGTCGTCACGATAGTGGACAATGACGTTGCTTCTGCCTCCACCACGCAAACGACACCCACAACGCCGACAACCTCGACACCCTCGACACCCAACTTAACTGCCGATCCGACCTTTACTCCCAATCAGCAATCAATTTACGAAGGTTTAACCAGTGCTTGCTCCGGAGCGAGCGGCGATTTATTGAACCGATGCAACGAAATAAACAACGCCGACTTGAACGCGGTGATTCCCGATGCGGTTGCCGCGCAAGGCTCGGCGGCCGTGGATTTTGGCTTTAAGCAATTTTCCGTGATTCATGGCCGTATCGTTAATCTGCGCAACTCCCAACAGCAAAGCTCGTCGTTGCTCGGCTATTCCACCATCAATATCAATGGTGAAACCATACCGGTCGGCAAGGCTTTGATGACGGCATTGGGTCCGGCACGCGGCGGCGCAGCAGGCGATGATCCAAACGACCAGCTATTCCGGGATAGTCCGTTGGGTTTCTTTCTGAAAGGTCAATTCAATGTCGGCGAAAAAGCCAATACCGGTAGCGAACGGGGGTTTAAAGCCGATAGAAAGGCCGTTACTTTCGGTCTTGATTACAGCGTTATGGACGAGTTGGTGTTGGGAGCGGCTTTCGGTTATGGCTCCACCGATACCAATTACAATCTCAATAGCGGCAGCATGTCGGCCGACGCCTTCGAATTTTCTTCTTATGGCAGTTATTTCTTGCCGCAATCATTTTATATCGACTGGATAATGAGCTATGCGCTGCATTCCTTCGACATCAATCGGCGCATCCAATACACCGGTTTCGACAACACGGCCACGAGTGCCGCCCATGGCGACCAATACGGGTTTAGTTTGGGCTTTGGTAAAGATTTTGCGCTACAAAGTTTTGTGATCAATCCGTATCTAAGACTGGATTACAGCAAAACCAAAGTCGATAGCTATCGGGAAAGCGGTGGCGGCGGCTTAGCGATGGAGTTTGCCGGTCAGTCTATCGATTCAGCGACATCGACTATCGGTGGTCAAGCCAGTAATGCGATTAGTACTTCTTGGGGAGTATTGTCGCCCGGCGTGCGCTTCGAATGGGTGCATCAATACCTGGACGAAAGCCGTTTGATCCAGGCGCGCTTTAGTCAAGCGGCGGCCGGCACCGGTCGTTTCAGCGTAAAAACCGACACGCCGGATCGTGACTATTTCAATATCGGTACATCGTTGGCGTTGAGTTTGCCGGAAGGTCGGGCGGGCTTTTTGCGATACGAATACCGCTTGGGGCAGGCCTATATTACCGACCATACTATTGAGTTGGGAGCGAGAATTCCGTTTTAG
- a CDS encoding glycosyltransferase, producing the protein MSRALYCWELGAGYGHTAAFLPVARQLKSLGHDVIFALRDLEYAETLLAKDRFCYLQAPIRWPDGRPLPPASSYSGILLNSGFHDATNLYTRAKAWQSLYAHLQPDMLILDHAPIALLAARRLNIPRAGFGSGFLSPPRLSPMPNIRPWLRVADKVLTDTENQVLNAANSALERMNAPPLRILADLFDLDEDFLCTFPELDHYRQWRTANYRGPTILQTDGMAPVWPSVGAEKIFAYLRPEYSGLEILLKQLRASPWSILVHVPGTTPAFIAKNSSANLHITPHPVIISATAEQCDLAICHGGVATLSAFLLAGKPMLVLPFHLEQLISAQNIATLGVGTYVSAESKNPNYKAPMAELLRNSKYALAARKFSKKYAGFAPAQQAIDIAERCHTLMQSPYIKGSS; encoded by the coding sequence ATGAGTAGAGCCCTGTATTGCTGGGAATTGGGTGCCGGCTATGGTCATACCGCCGCATTCCTGCCAGTTGCCCGACAGCTGAAATCACTCGGGCACGATGTAATATTCGCGCTCAGAGATTTGGAATACGCCGAAACCTTGTTGGCTAAAGATCGCTTTTGTTATCTGCAGGCACCGATACGCTGGCCGGATGGTCGGCCGTTACCGCCGGCTTCCAGCTATTCCGGAATCCTTCTGAACTCCGGGTTTCACGATGCAACCAATTTATATACCAGAGCAAAAGCCTGGCAGTCTTTATATGCGCATTTGCAGCCAGACATGCTGATATTAGATCATGCACCGATAGCATTGCTCGCGGCTCGGAGACTGAACATTCCACGAGCCGGATTCGGCAGCGGTTTTCTCTCGCCGCCGCGCCTCAGCCCCATGCCCAATATCCGTCCCTGGTTGCGAGTCGCAGACAAAGTGTTGACCGATACTGAAAACCAGGTGCTGAACGCAGCTAACTCGGCATTAGAACGTATGAATGCGCCGCCGCTACGGATTTTGGCAGATTTATTCGACCTTGATGAAGACTTTCTTTGCACGTTTCCGGAGCTGGACCATTATCGGCAATGGCGCACCGCAAACTATCGGGGACCGACTATTTTGCAGACAGACGGCATGGCGCCGGTTTGGCCAAGCGTCGGAGCCGAAAAAATATTCGCATATTTACGCCCTGAATATTCCGGCCTGGAGATATTGCTAAAACAATTGCGCGCGTCGCCTTGGTCGATATTGGTGCATGTACCCGGAACAACGCCCGCTTTTATAGCAAAAAATAGTAGCGCCAACTTGCACATCACCCCACACCCGGTCATCATCTCGGCAACCGCCGAACAATGCGATCTGGCCATTTGCCATGGCGGCGTTGCGACACTATCGGCGTTTTTGTTGGCCGGCAAACCCATGCTGGTATTGCCATTTCATCTCGAACAACTAATCAGCGCCCAGAACATCGCGACACTCGGCGTCGGCACTTACGTCAGCGCGGAAAGCAAAAACCCCAACTACAAAGCGCCAATGGCCGAACTATTGCGCAATTCGAAATACGCACTGGCCGCCCGGAAATTTTCGAAAAAATACGCAGGGTTCGCTCCCGCACAACAAGCTATCGACATCGCCGAGCGTTGCCATACACTAATGCAAAGCCCTTACATCAAAGGCAGCAGCTGA
- a CDS encoding inositol monophosphatase family protein, whose product MPITLETLEIIVRAAGDVAMHYFNDLGALAINKKSARDLVTDADVDVENYLQQALGEQCPEYGFWGEESGQSANQTSRWIVDPIDGTHSFSKGQYFWGISVALEIDGELMMGAVYGPALDDYYCAEKGKGAWKNGKPIRVSDETNLASSMVSTGFACLRQYLEDNNLPRFNRIAQATTGQRRLGSAALDLCTVADGQVDAFWEQELNLYDIAAGVLIAKEAGATITDFKGNPGVFPKQVFATNGKILDQLLPLM is encoded by the coding sequence ATGCCCATTACTCTCGAAACTTTGGAAATCATCGTCCGCGCCGCTGGCGATGTGGCGATGCACTATTTCAACGATTTAGGCGCGCTAGCGATCAACAAAAAAAGTGCTCGCGATCTGGTCACTGATGCCGATGTTGACGTGGAAAATTATTTGCAACAGGCTCTCGGCGAGCAATGTCCGGAATACGGTTTCTGGGGCGAGGAAAGCGGACAATCCGCTAACCAAACCAGCCGCTGGATCGTCGATCCTATCGACGGCACTCACTCGTTTTCCAAAGGCCAATATTTCTGGGGGATCAGCGTGGCTTTGGAAATCGACGGGGAATTGATGATGGGCGCGGTTTACGGCCCGGCGTTGGACGATTATTACTGTGCGGAAAAAGGCAAGGGTGCCTGGAAAAACGGCAAACCTATCCGGGTGTCGGACGAAACCAATCTGGCCAGCAGCATGGTGTCTACTGGATTTGCCTGTCTGCGTCAGTATTTGGAAGACAATAACCTACCTCGTTTCAATCGCATCGCCCAGGCCACTACCGGTCAACGGCGCTTGGGTTCCGCTGCTCTGGATTTATGCACCGTTGCCGATGGTCAGGTCGATGCCTTTTGGGAACAGGAGCTGAATCTTTATGACATTGCCGCGGGCGTGTTGATAGCCAAAGAAGCGGGCGCAACGATTACCGATTTTAAAGGTAATCCAGGCGTGTTTCCGAAGCAGGTGTTTGCAACAAACGGGAAAATTCTCGATCAGCTGCTGCCTTTGATGTAA
- a CDS encoding ammonium transporter gives MTTITRALLLIVFSMILPDQAWADGINQANTAWVLTSTALVLFMTIPGLSLFYGGLVRSKNVLSVLMQCFAITCVVSILWLAGVYSFVFADGGSWQPFLGGGSKIFLPDMSTQNLIGDIPETVFFMFQMTFAIITPALIVGAFAERMKFSAMLWFSGLWLIVVYMPICHWIWGNGWLAALGAKDFAGGIVIHVNAGVASLVAALVLGRRKGFPTVAMPPHNMTMVVTGAGMLWFGWFGFNGGSALKADGSAGMAIAVTHIAAAAGALTWMTIEWLRFNKPSVLGIVTGMVAGLGTITPASGFVGPIGGLIIGIVAGIVCFYATQFVKRRLKIDDSLDVFPVHGVGGCVGSILTGVFAAESFGGLGLNGVTIAEQVGVQALAVLVTVAWSAFFSYVLLKLIDLFIGLRVSEDEEQQGLDIVLHEETGYHNL, from the coding sequence ATGACAACAATAACAAGAGCGCTGCTGCTGATTGTATTCAGCATGATATTGCCGGACCAGGCTTGGGCTGACGGCATTAACCAAGCCAATACGGCCTGGGTTTTAACCTCCACCGCATTGGTTTTATTCATGACGATTCCGGGGCTGTCGCTGTTCTACGGCGGCTTGGTCAGAAGTAAGAACGTGTTGTCAGTATTGATGCAATGTTTTGCGATTACCTGTGTGGTATCGATATTATGGCTGGCCGGCGTCTACAGCTTCGTATTTGCCGACGGCGGTAGTTGGCAGCCGTTCCTGGGCGGCGGCAGTAAGATTTTTTTGCCGGACATGAGTACCCAAAACTTGATCGGCGATATTCCGGAAACCGTGTTTTTCATGTTCCAAATGACGTTTGCAATCATAACCCCGGCGTTGATCGTCGGCGCCTTTGCCGAGCGCATGAAATTTTCGGCGATGCTCTGGTTTAGCGGGCTTTGGCTGATCGTGGTGTATATGCCGATTTGCCACTGGATCTGGGGTAACGGTTGGCTGGCGGCTTTGGGTGCCAAGGATTTCGCCGGCGGGATTGTGATTCACGTCAATGCCGGGGTGGCTTCCTTGGTGGCGGCATTAGTTTTGGGGCGTCGTAAAGGTTTTCCAACCGTAGCGATGCCGCCGCACAATATGACCATGGTGGTAACTGGTGCCGGGATGCTCTGGTTCGGCTGGTTCGGTTTTAATGGCGGTAGCGCCTTAAAAGCCGATGGTAGTGCCGGTATGGCGATTGCGGTGACTCATATCGCCGCGGCCGCTGGCGCGTTGACCTGGATGACGATCGAATGGCTACGTTTCAACAAGCCCAGCGTATTGGGTATCGTGACCGGGATGGTAGCCGGATTGGGTACCATCACACCGGCCTCCGGTTTTGTCGGGCCGATTGGTGGTTTGATTATTGGTATCGTGGCCGGCATCGTGTGTTTTTATGCCACGCAGTTCGTCAAACGCCGTTTAAAAATCGACGATTCGTTGGACGTGTTCCCGGTGCACGGGGTCGGCGGCTGCGTCGGTTCAATTTTAACCGGCGTGTTTGCGGCTGAAAGCTTTGGAGGCTTGGGTTTAAACGGCGTTACTATCGCCGAGCAAGTCGGTGTGCAAGCGCTGGCAGTACTGGTGACCGTCGCCTGGAGCGCTTTTTTCAGCTATGTCTTGTTGAAATTAATCGACCTATTCATCGGTTTGCGCGTCAGCGAAGACGAGGAACAACAAGGTCTGGATATTGTGTTGCATGAAGAGACCGGTTACCACAATCTGTAA
- a CDS encoding P-II family nitrogen regulator has product MKLITAIIKPFKLDDVREALSEIGVAGVTATEVKGFGRQKGHTELYRGAEYVVDFLPKVKLEIAVAEHVVDQAVETIVKAANTGKIGDGKIFVTNLEQIIRIRTGETGEDAI; this is encoded by the coding sequence ATGAAATTAATTACAGCGATTATCAAACCATTCAAGCTGGACGACGTCAGGGAAGCCTTGTCCGAGATCGGCGTGGCCGGTGTGACGGCAACCGAAGTAAAAGGTTTTGGCAGGCAAAAAGGCCATACTGAGTTATATCGCGGCGCCGAATACGTGGTGGATTTTCTACCCAAGGTCAAACTGGAAATTGCAGTTGCCGAACACGTTGTCGACCAAGCCGTGGAAACCATCGTTAAGGCCGCAAACACCGGCAAAATTGGCGACGGTAAAATTTTTGTTACCAACCTGGAACAGATTATCCGTATTAGAACCGGTGAGACCGGAGAAGACGCTATCTAA
- a CDS encoding ammonium transporter: MKYLTGMALFALFGLSGMAFAEEVAAPAVQATVNKGDTAWMIVATVLVALMVIPGLALFYGGMVRAKNMLSILMQVFVIFSLTAIMWAVFGYSVAFTEGNAFFGGLSKTFLKGITPDSMAATFSKGVYVPEYIYVAFQLTFSAITPALIIGAFAERVKFSAVLLFTVIWFSFCYLPMAHMVWYWAGPDAYTDAAAAETAGATAGFLFQKGALDFAGGTVVHINAGIAGLVGCLMIGKRIGYGKEFIAPHSVTMNMIGASLLWIGWFGFNAGSNLEANGLAALVFVNTLLAAAAATLAWMGAEWAVRGKPSMLGATSGAVAGLVAITPACGWSGPMGAIGLGLAVGAVCFWSVTFLKHALNYDDSLDAFGVHGVGGILGALGTAIVASPDLGGTGVWDYVTNATLPDYSMLTQITSQAWGVGIAIVWSGVVSFVAFKIADVAVGLRVSEATEREGLDVTEHGETAYHV; encoded by the coding sequence ATGAAATATTTAACAGGCATGGCGCTATTCGCGCTGTTTGGACTCTCGGGCATGGCGTTTGCGGAAGAGGTTGCTGCACCGGCTGTGCAAGCCACTGTGAATAAAGGCGACACCGCTTGGATGATTGTAGCCACCGTATTGGTAGCCTTAATGGTCATACCCGGCTTAGCTTTGTTCTATGGCGGCATGGTAAGAGCCAAAAATATGCTGTCTATCCTGATGCAAGTTTTTGTCATCTTTTCCTTGACGGCGATCATGTGGGCCGTATTTGGCTACAGCGTTGCCTTCACCGAAGGCAATGCATTCTTCGGTGGTCTCAGTAAGACATTTCTAAAAGGAATTACTCCGGATTCTATGGCTGCAACGTTTAGTAAAGGTGTTTATGTGCCTGAATACATTTACGTAGCGTTTCAGTTGACTTTCTCCGCCATTACACCGGCATTGATCATCGGCGCATTTGCCGAGCGGGTTAAGTTTTCCGCCGTGTTGTTGTTCACCGTGATTTGGTTTAGCTTTTGCTATTTGCCGATGGCGCATATGGTTTGGTATTGGGCAGGTCCTGATGCGTATACCGATGCCGCTGCTGCTGAAACTGCCGGTGCGACTGCGGGCTTTTTATTCCAAAAAGGCGCGCTGGATTTCGCGGGCGGCACCGTGGTGCATATCAACGCCGGTATCGCAGGCTTGGTCGGTTGCTTGATGATAGGCAAACGTATTGGCTATGGTAAAGAGTTCATCGCTCCACACAGCGTGACGATGAATATGATAGGCGCGTCCTTGTTGTGGATAGGCTGGTTTGGCTTTAACGCAGGCTCTAACCTGGAAGCGAACGGTCTGGCGGCATTGGTTTTCGTAAATACGTTACTAGCGGCTGCGGCAGCAACGCTGGCCTGGATGGGGGCGGAATGGGCGGTGCGCGGTAAACCTAGTATGTTGGGCGCTACCTCCGGTGCGGTTGCCGGCTTAGTGGCTATCACGCCGGCTTGCGGCTGGTCAGGCCCGATGGGTGCTATTGGTTTGGGCTTGGCGGTGGGAGCGGTTTGCTTCTGGTCTGTAACGTTTCTAAAACATGCACTCAACTACGACGATTCGCTGGATGCGTTTGGCGTGCACGGAGTCGGCGGTATTCTAGGTGCCTTGGGTACCGCTATCGTTGCCAGCCCCGACTTGGGTGGCACCGGTGTATGGGATTATGTAACCAACGCTACCTTGCCTGATTACAGCATGTTGACGCAAATTACCAGTCAAGCCTGGGGTGTAGGTATCGCTATCGTCTGGTCCGGTGTGGTGTCCTTTGTAGCGTTCAAAATCGCCGATGTGGCTGTGGGTCTGCGGGTCAGCGAAGCGACCGAACGTGAAGGTCTGGATGTTACCGAACACGGCGAAACCGCTTATCATGTTTAG
- a CDS encoding P-II family nitrogen regulator, with protein MKLITAVVKPFKLDDVREALSDIGVSGVTVTEVKGFGRQKGHTELYRGAEYVVDFLPKAKIEVAVADALLEQAVEAIVKVANTGKIGDGKIFVTDLEQVVRIRTGESGEEAL; from the coding sequence ATGAAACTGATAACAGCGGTGGTTAAGCCGTTTAAGCTAGACGACGTGCGCGAAGCGTTGTCGGATATCGGTGTATCTGGCGTAACGGTTACTGAAGTAAAAGGCTTTGGTCGGCAGAAGGGCCATACTGAACTCTATCGCGGTGCCGAATATGTGGTGGATTTTTTACCCAAGGCAAAAATAGAGGTAGCTGTTGCGGATGCTTTGCTTGAGCAAGCCGTCGAAGCGATTGTGAAAGTTGCCAATACCGGGAAGATCGGCGATGGCAAAATTTTTGTAACCGATTTGGAGCAGGTAGTTCGGATTAGAACCGGCGAATCCGGCGAAGAAGCTCTTTAA